In Indicator indicator isolate 239-I01 chromosome 29, UM_Iind_1.1, whole genome shotgun sequence, the following are encoded in one genomic region:
- the PSMD12 gene encoding 26S proteasome non-ATPase regulatory subunit 12 isoform X1, producing MAEGGAERADGRIVKMEVDYSATVDQRLPECERLAQEGRLQEVIENLLSLEKQTRTASDMVSTSRILVAIVKMCYEAKDWDALNENIILLSKRRSQLKQAVAKMVQQCCTYVEEITDLPVKLRLIDTLRMVTEGKIYVEIERARLTKTLATIKEQNGEVKEAASILQELQVETYGSMEKKERVEFILEQMRLCLAVKDYIRTQIISKKINTKFFQEENTEKLKLKYYNLMIQLDQHEGSYLSICKHYRAIYDTPCIQAESEKWQQALKSVVLYVILSPYDNEQSDLVHRISSDKKLEEIPKYKDLLKLFTTMELMRWTALVEEYGKELREGSLDSPATDVFGCTEEGEKRWKDLKNRVVEHNIRIMAKYYTRITMKRMAQLLDLSVDESEEFLSNLVVNKTIFAKVDRLAGIINFQRPKDPNNILNDWSHKLNSLMALVNKTTHLIAKEEMIHNLQ from the exons ATGGCGGAGGGCGGCGCGGAGCGGGCCGATGGCCGTATCGTGAAAATGGAGGTGGATTACAGCGCGACGGTGGACCAACGTCTGCCCGAGTGCGAGCGGTTGGCGCAG GAAGGAAGATTGCAGGAAGTAATTGAAAACCTTCTCTccttggaaaaacaaacacGAACG GCATCCGACATGGTCTCCACATCCCGTATCTTAGTTGCTATAGTGAAAATGTGTTATGAAGCTAAAGACTGGGATGCTCTCAATGAAAATATTATTCTTCTATCGAAGAGGAGAAGTCAGTTAAAACAG GCAGTTGCTAAAATGGTCCAGCAGTGCTGCACTTATGTTGAAGAGATCACAGACTTGCCAGTCAAACTGCGCTTAATTGACACGTTGCGTATGGTTACGGAAGGAAAA ATATATGTGGAAATCGAACGTGCTCGCCTGACGAAGACACTTGCAACAATAAAAGAACAGAATGGTGAAGTGAAAGAGGCTGCTTCTATCCTGCAAGAGCTGCAG GTGGAAACCTATGGCTCAATGGAAAAGAAGGAACGGGTAGAATTTATCCTGGAGCAGATGAGACTTTGTCTAGCTGTAAAAGACTACATTCGGACTCAAATTATCAGcaaaaaaattaatacaaaattttttcaagaagaaaacacagaa AAACTAAAGTTGAAATACTACAACTTAATGATCCAGCTGGATCAACATGAAGGCTCCTACCTCTCCATCTGTAAGCACTACAGAGCCATTTATGATACTCCATGTATCCAGGCTGAAAGTGAAAAGTGGCAGCAG GCACTGAAGAGCGTTGTTCTTTACGTTATTCTTTCACCATATGACAATGAACAATCTGATTTGGTGCACAGAATTAGTAGTGACAAAAAGCTAGAAGAAATCCCCAAGTATAA AGACCTCCTAAAACTATTCACCACCATGGAACTGATGCGATGGACTGCCCTGGTTGAAGAATATGGGAAAGAATTGAGAGAAGGATCCCTTGACAGTCCTGCCACAGATGTCTTTGGCTGTACAGAGGAAGGTGAAAAGAGATGGAAAGATTTAAAGAACAGAGTGGTGGAACAT AATATTAGAATAATGGCTAAATATTATACCAGAATTACAATGAAGAGAATGGCACAGCTCTTGGATCTGTCCGTTGAT GAATCAGAGGAGTTTCTGTCCAACCTAGTAGTTAATAAGACCATTTTTGCTAAAGTAGACAGGCTGGCGGGAATTATCAATTTTCAGAGGCCTAAGGACCCAAACAATATACTCAATGACTGGTCTCACAAGCTCAACTCACTAATGGCCCTAGTTAACAAAACCACACATCTCATTGCCAAAGAGGAGATGATACATAACCTGCAGTAA
- the PSMD12 gene encoding 26S proteasome non-ATPase regulatory subunit 12 isoform X2: MAEGGAERADGRIVKMEVDYSATVDQRLPECERLAQASDMVSTSRILVAIVKMCYEAKDWDALNENIILLSKRRSQLKQAVAKMVQQCCTYVEEITDLPVKLRLIDTLRMVTEGKIYVEIERARLTKTLATIKEQNGEVKEAASILQELQVETYGSMEKKERVEFILEQMRLCLAVKDYIRTQIISKKINTKFFQEENTEKLKLKYYNLMIQLDQHEGSYLSICKHYRAIYDTPCIQAESEKWQQALKSVVLYVILSPYDNEQSDLVHRISSDKKLEEIPKYKDLLKLFTTMELMRWTALVEEYGKELREGSLDSPATDVFGCTEEGEKRWKDLKNRVVEHNIRIMAKYYTRITMKRMAQLLDLSVDESEEFLSNLVVNKTIFAKVDRLAGIINFQRPKDPNNILNDWSHKLNSLMALVNKTTHLIAKEEMIHNLQ, from the exons ATGGCGGAGGGCGGCGCGGAGCGGGCCGATGGCCGTATCGTGAAAATGGAGGTGGATTACAGCGCGACGGTGGACCAACGTCTGCCCGAGTGCGAGCGGTTGGCGCAG GCATCCGACATGGTCTCCACATCCCGTATCTTAGTTGCTATAGTGAAAATGTGTTATGAAGCTAAAGACTGGGATGCTCTCAATGAAAATATTATTCTTCTATCGAAGAGGAGAAGTCAGTTAAAACAG GCAGTTGCTAAAATGGTCCAGCAGTGCTGCACTTATGTTGAAGAGATCACAGACTTGCCAGTCAAACTGCGCTTAATTGACACGTTGCGTATGGTTACGGAAGGAAAA ATATATGTGGAAATCGAACGTGCTCGCCTGACGAAGACACTTGCAACAATAAAAGAACAGAATGGTGAAGTGAAAGAGGCTGCTTCTATCCTGCAAGAGCTGCAG GTGGAAACCTATGGCTCAATGGAAAAGAAGGAACGGGTAGAATTTATCCTGGAGCAGATGAGACTTTGTCTAGCTGTAAAAGACTACATTCGGACTCAAATTATCAGcaaaaaaattaatacaaaattttttcaagaagaaaacacagaa AAACTAAAGTTGAAATACTACAACTTAATGATCCAGCTGGATCAACATGAAGGCTCCTACCTCTCCATCTGTAAGCACTACAGAGCCATTTATGATACTCCATGTATCCAGGCTGAAAGTGAAAAGTGGCAGCAG GCACTGAAGAGCGTTGTTCTTTACGTTATTCTTTCACCATATGACAATGAACAATCTGATTTGGTGCACAGAATTAGTAGTGACAAAAAGCTAGAAGAAATCCCCAAGTATAA AGACCTCCTAAAACTATTCACCACCATGGAACTGATGCGATGGACTGCCCTGGTTGAAGAATATGGGAAAGAATTGAGAGAAGGATCCCTTGACAGTCCTGCCACAGATGTCTTTGGCTGTACAGAGGAAGGTGAAAAGAGATGGAAAGATTTAAAGAACAGAGTGGTGGAACAT AATATTAGAATAATGGCTAAATATTATACCAGAATTACAATGAAGAGAATGGCACAGCTCTTGGATCTGTCCGTTGAT GAATCAGAGGAGTTTCTGTCCAACCTAGTAGTTAATAAGACCATTTTTGCTAAAGTAGACAGGCTGGCGGGAATTATCAATTTTCAGAGGCCTAAGGACCCAAACAATATACTCAATGACTGGTCTCACAAGCTCAACTCACTAATGGCCCTAGTTAACAAAACCACACATCTCATTGCCAAAGAGGAGATGATACATAACCTGCAGTAA